The DNA sequence TCTAGTGCTTGAGTGCGGCTTCTTGAAAtgcgtccaatccttctggagcaggggGAAAATCTAAAGCTCGttgaatggcctcttctgtaatggggacttaCTTTTGACGGACATAGATAGACTGCAGGGTTGGCAAGTGGAAATTGGAGTAGAATTCAACTACCCATGATAGATTAACCTGTCGTGGCTGTTTTCGTAGGAATCCCCATTGTCTTCGCTTAATACGGGGCTTAACGAATTCAGCAATTTGGGTTGGGAGGATGAGAAGGTGCTCATTGTTATAGTTCCTTTCCGCCAGAATgtggaacatctgctcacagtagcggttAGTAAACCGCATAGTGTCCCTTGCTGGGAAGGCTTTCTCCTTTTCATCGACCTTGATGATCCTCTTGATTCGCTTTGTTAAAGGCTTTACAGCTGTTGAAGATGGCTCAGCCATtagtgctctttttgttcctttgcatgctggtggtttgggagtagctttctctttacccttcttggtggccatcctaaaaGGAAAAAGGTAAGTACTTTAAAATTTCAAgggttagagcaaggaagagaagAGGATTCGTGATAATCAATGCACGGTAAAGAAGGATGccgttaacacatggtcatgactacatgtgatcagttcatcaatggaaacatagcaagtgcatgtgatggcaattaatgcaagatgtttattggcatgccggcaaaggcatgagtagcatagatcaagcattaaatgtccaagttagattatcaactctttcaaactaacaatctattttgtattgacaattatatttaatcaataaaatataaaaggggttttgtgaaaaacaggcattagagtggtagaatagaataatttaaaataatgcaCAATgtcatacgggctttttcacaaacacttagcatgcGTGGTAAATATGTTATTGAATgcattaaattgaacatgcaagcaaccctataaaaagtaatataattgtcaaacaatttcttaataatccacaagcaaaatatagagaataatgacccaaataaatttcgaACACCAAGAAAGAgggtttaaaaaaataaaaagaaaaagaaaatatagaCAATGATAGTAAaaagagggaagaagaagaaaataaaataaaaatggaaaagtaaagagagaagaaggaaagaaaagaacCTTGATGATGattgtgaagaagagagaagggggaagattaagtaaaaattgagaaataataaagaaggaaagaaggaagaaaaagaaagaagaagggaaaagaaagattaggatttggggaagaaaagataagatatttaggctgatctggataagctgtgcggcgcaggcgacgcggatgcgtgggtcacgcgttcgTGCGATTGGCTCGATTTTAAAGTGACGTAGACACGTTAGTCACGCAGCCGCGTGACATTATTTGTGCTggtggcgcgagggcagcctcgtgTTCGCGCAACTTTCTGTTTCAAACTCATTTTGCCAAAATTTagggtgacgcgttcgcgtgggcgACGCGATCGCGCGTGAATGACTATGTTGTGAAAATTGACGCGGATGTGTGGGCACGCATTCGTGTGGTAGGTcttgtgcttctagcatggTTCCAGTCCCATTCCAGCCTAACATTCTGCCATACACCCATGTAAGTAGATTTCGCGAGGTCACGCGTTcacgtgggtgacgcgatcgcgtggtggGCTGGATTCACAAACGACGTGGACGCGTCAtggacgcgttcgcgtgggcgTGTTTGTGCCTAAGATACGCTTCCAGCCACGCCCCCGCGTGACTTTTTATAtaattcccctttttcactAATTCTCCtttgacgcggacgcgtcagctacgctgtcgcgtcgcgtgcccctttttttattttttttatgcaatatgCAATTGAAGATGCAAACTATATGTACTAATAATGAGAAAAGTCactgaaaaagaaaactaagaagatagaaaagaacgatcataccagggtgggttgtctcccacccagcactttgctttaacgtccttaagttggacggtccACTAGCTCAGTCTTCTGCTGTTGGTGGATCCTCGAAGAGAAAGATCTCTAGCTCCTtgtttttcttcatcttctcactATGATATAGCTTTAAGTGATGTCCATTGACTTTGAtgagttcagagcttgaaggatgaCTCAAGTGAAAGACTCCGTATGGCTCAGCCTTCTCTACTCTATATGAaccttcccatcttgatctcaacttgcctggcatgagcctcaaTCTGGAGTTATAAAGGAGGACTAAgtccccaggttggaactctctCCTCTTGATGTGCTTATCATGCACAGCCTTCACCTTCTCTTTGTACAGCctggagttctcataagcttctaagCGAAGGTTTTCTAATTCTTGCAGTTGCAGCTTCCTTTTACCTCTGGCTTTCTTAAATCCCATGTTGCATTCTTTTACCTCCCAGAAGGTGATGCGCGTGCAACATTTCCTACTTTTAGTAGTCATTTCAATAGATTTCTATTTAGTTTTCATACAAATATTGCCAATATATGAGTAATAGCCTGAAAAATCTCTGCATGGAACAAAATCTCAAGCATAGGTGAATTTTAGCTAATATACAGGGTAAATATGATAAAATAGATCACACTAAGTGAAGTTTTGATTTTGAGTATTATTAGCGCACTTAGTATATAAAGATCATCTTGTATGTTAccttgatgcactttgtttgtttaatttcaggccaaaagaagcagagaagagccatgttagtggctacgttagtgctactaacgtgggcactaacgtggaaggaagaaaagttggaacgttagtgggaACGTTAATGGCATCAACTTTGAAGAAGGAGCAGCATTACTGGCAAAAGTAagtgccaataacgctagcgaAGGGTAAGAAGacccacgttagcttccacattagttacattaacgtgggaactgacgtggaaggaaagggagacgctagcgttagtggaaaaggtgaacgCCACTAACGCTAGCGAAGCAAAGGAAGacccacgttaatggccacTTTAGTTACACTAATGTggacactaacgtgggcaaaagtctcacctggcagcctgaccatgccttcttcaaacaagaataacttgagccacaaagtTCCAAATGCGGTGATTCTAAAAGCACTGGAAAGTAggattccagagctttccaagcatatatggcactacatggtggatggtaggcaaaattgtgatctctaataatggcattcaacttggtatgcgcatttataactcagcactttcttcacaacttcgcacaactaaccagcaagtgcactgggtcgtccaagtaataaaccttacgtgagtaaggatcgatcccacggagattgttagtatgaagcaagctatggtcatcttgaaaTTCTCAGCTAGGCGAATAAtatatggttatggagttttcgaataataataataaaaaaacagaaaataaagatagaaatacttatgtaaatcactgatggaaatttcagataggcgtatgaagatgctgtgctccttctgaatctctgctttcctactaccttcatccaatccttcttactcctttccatggcaagctgtatgtagggcctcaccgttgtcaatggctacaccCCATCCTCTCAaggaaaatggtccaaatgctctatcacagcatggctaatcatctgtcggttctcgatcatgccggaatagaatcccttgattcctTTGCGtatgtcatcacgcccaacaatcgcgagtttaaagctcttcacagtcattcaatccctgaatcctactcggaataccacagacaaggtatagactttccggattctcatgaatgccaccatcaattctagcttataccacgaagattctgattaaggaatctaagagatatgcgttcggtctgaggtagaacggaagtagttgtcagtcacgcgttcataggtgagaatgatgatgagtgtcatggatcatcataTTCGTCATGGttaagtgcaacgaatatcttagaacaggaataaactaaattgaatagaaaatagtagtaattgcattaaaacttgaggtacagcagagccccacacccttaatctatggtgtgtagaaactccaccgttgaaaatacataagtgatgaaggtccaggcatggccgaatagccagcccccaaaacatgatcaatagtctcctagatgaataatggaataaaatcgagaccaaagatgtaatgtggtcaaaagacgtctaatacaatagtaaaatgtcctatttatactagactagctactagggtttacagaagtaagtaattaatgcagaaatccacttccggggcccacttggtgtgtgcttggggtGAGCTTGAGCTTTCCACAtccagaggcttcttttggagttgaacgccaagttgtaacgtgtttctggcgttcaactctggttcgtgatgtgtttctggcgtttgactccagaatgcaacatggaattggcgttaagcgccagtttgcgtcatctaatctcgaataaagtatgaactattatatattgttggaaatctctggatgtctactttccaacaccgttaagagcgcgccatttgaagttttgtagctccagaaaatccatttcgagtgcagggagatcaggattcaacagcatcagcagtccattgttagccttttatcagagttttgctcaggtccctcaatttcagccagaaaatacctaaaatcacagaaaaacacacaaactcaaagtaaagtccagaaatgtgaatttaacataaaaactaatgaaaacatcccaaaaagtagctagatcctacaaaaaattacctaaaaataatgctaaaaggcgtataaattatccgctcatcacaacaccaaacttaaattgttgcttgtccaagcaactgaaaatcaattaggataaaaagaagagaatatactataaagctcagaatatcaatgaatattaattctaattagatgagcgggacttgtagctttttgcttctgaacagttttggcatctcactttatcctttgaagtttagaatgattggcatctctaggaacttagaatttcagatagtgttattggttctcctatttaaattttttgattcttgaacacagctacttttatgagtcttggccgtggccctaagcactttgttttccagtattaccaccggatacatatataccatagacacatgactgggtgaaccttttcagattgtgactcagctttgctaaagtcccagttagaggtgtccggagctcttaagcacactctttttgctttggatcatgactttaaccactcagtctcaagcttttcacttggacttgcatcctacaagcacatggttaaggacacttgatttagccgcttaggcctggattttatttccttgggccctcctatccattgatgctcaaagccttggatcctttttacccttgccttttggttttaagggctattggctttttttgcttgctttttctttttctttctattatttttttccaccactttttttttccgcaagcttttgctattcactgctttttcttgcttcaaaaatcaatttcatgatttttcagattatcaatagaatttctctttgttcatcattctttcaagagccaacaattttaacattcataaacaacaagataaaaaatatgcactgttcaagcattcattcagaaaacaaaaagtattgtcaccacatcaatataattaaactaattcaaggataaattcaaaactcatgtagttcttgttcttttgtattaaaaatatgtttcatttaagaaaggtgaaggatgcatggaattatttatagctttaagacatagttactatatactaatgatcatgaagtagagacacaaaacatgaACAAATATAttgcataaaaaccgaaaaaaatagaaaaataagaacaaggaatgcgtccacctcagtgatggtggcgctttcttcttgaagaaccaatgatgtcctttagctcttctatgtctcttccttgcctttgctgctcctccctcattgctctttgatcttctctaatttcatggagaatgatggagtgctcatgatgttccacccttaattgatccatattgtaactcaaatcttctagagaagtgttgagttgttcccaataattgttgggaggaaagtgcatcccttgaggcatctccgggatttcttggtgatgagcttcctcatgcgtctcttaggatccatgagtgggctctcttgtttgctccatccttttcttagtgatggacttatcctcctcaatggggatgtctccttctgtgataactccagctgagtaacatagatggcaaataagatgaggaaaagctagtcTTGCCATGGTGAAGGACTTTTCGgcaattttgtagaattcaagggagatgactttatgaacttctacttcctctccattcatgatgctatgaatcatgatggcccgatccacagtaacttcagatcggttgctagtggggatgatggagcgttggatgaactccaaccatcctctagccacaggcttgaggtccagtcttcttaattgaaccggcttgcctttggagtctcttttccattgagctccttcaacacatatgtccataagaacttggtccaacctttgatcaaagttgacccttctactgtaggggcgtgcatctccttgcatcatgggcaagttaaacgccaaccttacattttccggactgaaatctaagtattttccccgaaccattgtaagataattctttggattcgggttcacactttgatcatggttcctagtgatccatgcattggcataaaactcttgaaccattaagattccgacttgttgaatggggttggtcagaactttccaacctcttctttggatctcatgtcggatctctggatactcatttttcttgagtttgaaagggacttcaaggatcaccttcttcttggccacaacatcatataagtggtcttgatgggctttagagatgaatctctccatctcccatgactcggaggtggaagcttttgtcttccctttcctttttctagaggtttctccggccttaggtgccataggtggttatggaaaaataaaaaaaagcttatgcttttaccacaccaaacttagaatattgctcatCCTCgggcaagagaagaaagaatggatgaagaagaagaaaatatggaggagagggagagagagtttgtgtttcggccaagaagagagggttgtgttgtgtgaaaatgaagaagaatggaggggtttatatagtggagggagaggcattaaggttcggccatattgggtgggttgggtgggaaagtgattttgaattttgaaggtaggtggggtttatgtgaaagagtggaaggatgtgagtggtggagaggtgatggggaagagagattgaggtgattggtgaagggttttcggggaagagtgtttatgggattgtgtgaagaggagagaatgtgagttgaggtaggtggggatcctgtggggtccacagatcctgtggtgtcaaggatttaACAACCCTGCACCAATTACGCATGTGAAATGCcttgcatgcaattctggcatttgaacaccggattgatgcttgttttgggcgttcagcacccatctgtagcatgtttctggcgtcgAATGCCAGTTTcatacttgtttctggcgttcagcgccagctctcctcagggtgtattcctggcgtttgaacgccaggatgttgcttatttctggcgttcaacgccagatccatgctctattctggtgttgaatgccagccagatgcttcttactggtgtttaaatgccagtaagtccttcctctagggtgtgatttttcttctgttgtttttgattctgtttttaattttagtattttcttcatgactccacatgattggtgcacgaaattgtgatcatcacttttcacaactcaaataatccccggtaatgaatccaaaaacttggtgttcaataccatggcataaacacaacttcgcacaactaaccaacaagtgcactgggtcgtccaagtaataaaccttacgcgagtaagggtcaatcccacggagattgttggtatgaagcaagctatggtcatcttgtaaatcttagtcaggcagactcaaatggttatggatgatatatgaataaaacatagaataaagatagagatacttatgtaattcattggtgtgaacttcagataagcgaatggagatgctttgtcccttccgtctctctgctttcctactgtcttcatccaatcctacttactcctttccatggcaagctgtatgttgggcatcaccgttgtcagtggctacaatcccatcctctcagtgaaaatgttcaacgcaccctgtcacggcacggctattcatctgtcggtcctcaatcaggttggagtagaatccattgattcttttgcgtctgtcactaacgcccagccttcaggagtttgaaactcgtcacagtcattcaatcactgaatcctactcagaataccacagacaaggtttagaccttccggattctcttgaatgccgccatcaattctagcttataccacgaagattccgattaaggaatccaagagataaacattcaagccttgtttgcttgtagaacgggagtggttgtcaggcacgcgttcataagtgagaatgatgatgagcgtcacataatcatcacattcatcaagttcttgagtgcaaatgaatatcttggaataag is a window from the Arachis stenosperma cultivar V10309 chromosome 3, arast.V10309.gnm1.PFL2, whole genome shotgun sequence genome containing:
- the LOC130966586 gene encoding uncharacterized protein LOC130966586 encodes the protein MGFKKARGKRKLQLQELENLRLEAYENSRLYKEKVKAVHDKHIKRREFQPGDLVLLYNSRLRLMPGKLRSRWEGSYRVEKAEPYGVFHLSHPSSSELIKVNGHHLKLYHSEKMKKNKELEIFLFEDPPTAED